The Cydia pomonella isolate Wapato2018A chromosome 13, ilCydPomo1, whole genome shotgun sequence genome segment ttCCGGTTCCGGACTCCGATTGGGAATGAAATAGACTAGTATTGCCAACGTAaggaattaattaatataacctGTCACCCACAATCACTTGACGCCTAACGAGCTTTTGTTTTGGCTAATTTGGCTATAATCTGTGGCAAAGTTTTTACCGGTGACCGCTTTTTTGTCTTTTGAAGTATTTTCATTTCAATGCCGTGACTAAACTTCTACAATATAGAATAATAAGTTACAATAGGAACTGGGTTTCAACATCTTTTTAGGATGGGTGAAGAAAGCCAGGCGACACAAACGCAAACCCAGAATTCGCAGATAGAATGGAGTCAACCTACCACTCCAGGTTGCATACCGACAATATGGGGTAGACTTTATTCGACCAAACTTTCATTGAAAGGGAAGCTGTGCTGGAAGGCTTCTAGTTACCCCGAATACTATGGTAAGTGTATAATTATAGTTAAAGTTAATTAAGATATCTATATTAACCAATAAATACTTGCTAACTTGAccttgttgattttttttaactgtttagGGATGATaacatatttcatttatattattttgtcattAAGAAAATCCTGAATTGTACAGATCTCATACAGCCAGAATTCAGCCTTGGAAGGGCTCTTTCATGCACATTTGTTATGAAGAAAGATATAATTAAGGAagatatcattaaaaatattagcAAGCAGCATTTTATGATAAGAAGAGACATGATGTAAGTACTGCttaaacattttgttttgaCTTTGTTTCATTTTGTAGCTTTGGcccttaaattttaaaaacccttgtTATGTACCTGTTGCACAAAGTACTACACCTGTGTGTTGTCTAAAATTTTTATTCTAACTAATTTATTTTGACCTCCAGGGAGCCTCTTAGCCCTGCTATTATAACAGACCTGTCCTATAATGGCACTTTTTTAAATGGTGAAAAAATTGGCAAAGGCAATAGCAGAGTCCTAGACGACAATGATGAAATATCTGTGACCCATCCTGCTGTAAAAAgtatgcattttttattttatttgtttttatattgctAAAAGCATGTTTTCTCCAGCAAAGCTTATTGTTGATGCTTAAGTACTTTTATTATAAATCACAATTTATGTACAAGTGGGCGAAATTGGGGATGATTGGTGCTGTTCATATACCTACCAGAAACAGCATTTAACTGCAGGTATCAGTATAGGCATCTAAACACTTGTGTCATCCCTGGAGTTGTAAGCCAACTAATGTTTGACCAACCACTCTGTTGACAGTAGTACAAGTCTCCCATGCAATCTCcatagcagtgttggccgaaactttaatgcaattaaaaatgattggccattaaccattataaattgaaccgtaaactgtacccgtccgttacggttacggttaaatttataatggttaattgcaatgaacattcggccaacactgctccATAGCTTCTATGAACTAACCTGTAccaaacaaaatgtatttttcagtttttattttcaaagaCCTATTGAAGGAACAGGATAAAGTACCTACAGAAATTTCACAAAAATACTATATCTCAAGGATTCTTGGCCAAGGAGCTTGTGGGCTGGTCAAGTTAGTGTATGACAAGGTAGGGATGTCAAAAAGGCTATGTTTATAATGTGGCTTTACAATAACTACTCCTTGACTGTTTCTGATGTTATTCATATTTCAGACAAAATGCACCAAGCATGCAatgaaaatcattaaaaaaagcaGAATGACTAATGGACAAATTAATAATCTGAATAACCCGGAGAAAattcgaaatgaaataaatattatgactgCCTTGAGGCATGTAAGTATAAACTGTAGTTTAAACAAGTCATATTATAAACTAGCTTCTGCCTGCGAATTTGTGTCATCTGTATGGAATGGTGATGGTTATTGATATGATAACTacctccataccaaatttcatctaaattggttcaggGTGAAGTTTAAGAGGTTTTGCATTCATAATATTTGTGGATTTCTCATACTAAACCTTCAAGGGTTTGGGATTCGGACTTTCAGTATTgctgaaatatataaaacaagATATCTTATTATGCACACTATGAAAAACCCAATTATGGTAAAGTGtaaagaaataagtttttggcaaaaatttcatttcatctacaattctaataaccccaaacataagtaggttgcattgtttcatCACATAGTTCCTGTGGCCACCTTCagtctatcatcagatcagcttgatggtaccataatcattgtcacctgacttacatattaatgcaaaatttgcttccaagatttgatccacaacaacccacactaactaacaatcttacatactaacagggcaagttaagtAAAAGCTTGTCAAATACAATATCTCTATAGAGAAAAGTTTCAAGTGttacattatttattgtattaacacAAGTTGTCATTGTTTCCGTACATTCTTTGTACTTGGCTTGTTACTTGCATTGTACATGCATTTTGTTTTCAGCCATGTATAATATCTACGGAAGCTGTATATGACTCGCGTGAAGCCGTGTACATCATCCTGGAGCTCATGCAAGGTGGTGAACTGTTCGACAGGATCACTAAACATGGACGTCTGACAGAAAAACTGACCAGATTCTTGTTCAGGCAAATGGTGCTGGCTGTCAAGTATCTGCACTCTCAGGGCATCACTCACAGAGACCTTAAAGTATATATTTCTTTATCTAGAACCTACTACAATAATAGTAAATCAAACAAAGTGAACACAGTCTCCAcagacgtgtttttttttaatcaaaagttTCTGAATATCTCTAAGatcttacttattttataaattataccaTCATCTATCTACAAGTAAGTtaactatattttatgaattggCTGTCTGTATTTTTTACTCACCAATTTCTCTCGGTCACTAAgcaatacatacacacacacatacatattaaCATTTATTAGATACTGATTTATCAGATTccaatttatttgttttcagcCTGAGAATGTGCTATTAGAGAGCAAAGATGACGAGACACTGGTGAAAATCAGCGATTTTGGCCTGAGCAAGTTTGTTGGCGAGGACAGCTTCATGAAGACCATGTGTGGAACGCCACTTTATTTGGCTCCGGAAGTATTAAAGGCAAACGGAAAAGGATATGGACCTGAGGTTGATGTTTGGAGTCTGGGTGTAATTTTTTTCGTTTGGTAATTATAACTGTCAAATACTATAAAAGCCAAAAATGAATTCCTGTGTTCATATCATAAAGCACCAAATAGTAAGAGATAAGTTATACCTTATGATTATATACTTATTAAGTATAGTTGacaatatatattgtatttatcgTTCTTATTTTTCAGCCTGGCAGGGTACTTGCCCTTTTCAGCGGAATACTCGGACATGTCTCTTCGAGACCAGATAGTAGCTGGCCGTTTTCGCTTCTCCCCGCCCCACTGGGAAGGCATTAGTCTCCGGGCCAAACAACTTATGAAGAAAATGCTGACAGTGCCCGTTGAAAGGAGAATAACGCTTGACCAAATTCTGAGGCATAGCTGGATGCAGGTAAAACTTTTAAGTCCATTGATCTAAAAATTAACAAACACAATaccattattaatttaattataatatgaaaGCTTTTCCATATTCCCAATAAATTAGCATATAACATTTATCACTTGCCCCCGCGCGAAGTCAGAGAAGTGGAGTAAAAACTGAATAAAGAAGTTTAAATTAGCTTATAGTGCGCCACAACTGGCAAATTTTGATTTAGTCCCTATTTGTTCACAGGATGTTGATGTTATAAATAGGGTAGACAGGCTACTGATTCAATCTGTTCAAGTGAGGCAATTCAGCCAGCTTTCAGTTTCCTCAATGAACTCCGACGAAGAGAACAACAGTAACGCAGACAATTTAACTGTCATAAGATTAGTGGCTAAAGGAAAGCGCGGTCTGAGCGACAGTTTCAGCAGTTCTTGCGAACCTATCCCGAAGAAACTGAGGATAGCGCTGTCATCCATGGATGAAGACACTAGCTCAGCAAATAGCTTGAGCAACCCATGAACCTCAATAGGTCTGATAGCATGTAAGTTTCGcctaggccaccagtgctttCTGGTTACCAGACTGCAGTGGTTATTAAGTATGATTATTGTTATGTGTCTACCTCATTGTGAATTACctttataagtaattatttgaattttttttaattacatgttGTGTTGAATCGGGGCCTTTGAGTTTTCTGTGAGTTATATTACTAATTACCAAATCGAGTTGGAGGTAACTACTGGAAATTCCAGtggttaccactggtaaaaggtgagGAAAGAATCCTAGTAGTTGTCattggtaacaacttggtgggaACTAGTCGGAATAGCCCATTAAAACCATAACAAGCAAATTTGGAAATATAATAAGCAGTTGCAGAAATTACAGCAAAGGCCCCTaaatctatttttatatttgttgatATGATTGATTCTTATCCAATTTATGTGCTAATAATTGATTTGTGTGCTTTGTGTATCAATAACAAGCAACATTGTTATTGTTGtctaaatgttttaattgttGATGTTTGACACAAGTCTTCAACTACAAAGTTTTCATTGTGATGTTTCAAATACCACCTGTTACCACTATTTTACTTATAGGTCCAGGGAtaaaaccgcgaaaatcgaagtttatCAATTGCGGGCAATTTTCTCTGGCACTCTAATTaagtcttagtgagagtaaaagagaaagatccctgcaATTTGCGGGCCCCTGTACCCGTACCACGAGTAACTGACAGTGTCaacactgacatatacgctaacgTCTACGTAATTTCTTTACATCTCCCTCGCACTAATATATCAGTACGAgcaagatgcatagaaagtaagttacgttagTGCCAAACTGGTGGATAGCTGTACTGGTCACGGCTGGGATTTTTTCAACTACCACTGGTAACATATAACTAATTCGAATTTTAACACGCTAGAATATGTCGTGCATCACAATGTATACTTTGTATTGTGTTTATTTGATTTTAGTACGTGAATGACGCCAGACGGAAATGACGGCGAAATGATTCCGCCTTTAAACCACCGACATTGTGCCATTTTACTATCATGTTACGTGTTGAAATAATTAGTGGGTACCGTAAAATGCGGTGACTAATGGAAACGGGGCTACTTTGATAATTAGTGCGTTTTATTTTAGTTCTGTTGATTTATTTTGAGTACCTAGTTATAtaattaggtaaaaatatcgatatttaTCGTAAGGGTCATCACTCATCATTGGTCACCTCATTTTACGATGACGTTTCTGATTTATGCCTTTTTCCAATTAAAAtgccattataaaaaataaattacttttattttcttcattgCAAATTTACGATATCTAAAAAAACGATTTCAGTATTACATAGTAGCTATTACCTATGTAATTTAGACATTACGATTACTTCAATACATTTCAGTCTTGCCATTCAATACAGGTTAACCTTGATCTAGTTGGTTCCCACGATcttcaataaattatataaaaaaaaacaataatcatcACACCTAGGGTCAATAAATAAGCCACGGAGTTCATTAATGAACTTAACGATTGTAGGTAAAATTGATTACCATTTAACGTTAAAACTGTTTTGAGTGCATaaaaaattctaattattaaatttatatcatTCTAAATAAATTAGGAACATAATTGAAAATTTAACATTGACAATATGGAATAATCAAactattattgaattaaaaaataataacaaatgaggTAATTATGAACAAGTCTTCAATTGCTTGAGAATCAATACATTTCATTGAATACGTTGATTCAAATAGAACCTATCATTTACATCCAGTCCCTCTTTTGCAACCAGCATGATTAAAATGCGCATTATAAATAGAACGTTATCTAGAGTTGATCTTGTGATGCCTATTTGaacctatataattatatattacagTATCTCACACTAGTCACGTCACCGTATTTTGTCTATTCAAAATACCAAACGAAATCAGTCTTTACAACGACGCAATCAAACTTTGATTTCAAGCGCCTCAGTGAGTAATGCACGACTCTGCTCACAATCAGTATGAGTACACTCACAGATCTAATTCAATGTCTTAAGGTCACTTAGGAATTAAACTATTCGCCTGCCGCGTGTTCTTGGGCATTGCTATGTGAGGGCTCCGCACTTTGAGCTTCTGcttctgtaaaaataaatacactttTGAAATATACAAACCTTGTggaagaaatattttattgcaatgttTAAATAAAGAAGTCTGCTATGGATAGAGCCATCCCCGATTTAGTTGGAAACATTAGATACGTAGTTATTATAAGCAAGTACGAGTAATACGTATATTAAAACAATAGTCACAAAGAGACATAACAGTAACACAGCGAGCTCGTGCACAGAAAGCGGTCTACCGAGTTGAAGAACTCACCACTACGCTAAACTATTTTTGAAGCAACTGAAACAATGTGAAGGATAGATTCACAACAAAacgtaatttaaatataagttaCATAATACACAAAGTGAacgataaattattattttagttagtcTTGTTTTGTCTCAATGCGACTAGGTAAAACTATAATTAGTTGAAATACGACCATGAAAAGTCTAAacgaaaataaaacataaaatcatCAACAAAAAACTGGTGTTCTCTAACCAGTATTATATCAATGCTACTAAGTCAGTAACACTGAATCTCAAACATAAAAATTACTGACCGTGacatgaaaaagaaaaataaatgcgtAAAAAACTACTAGATTTAGGCAAACTACTCAAAACCGATGAAAATATTCATATGAATTACATACCAGCGATCGCTCTGTCCACTTTTAACTTGTCCCTGACGATGTAAATGGACGTCAGGAGGAAGAATACTCCTCCAATGACTTCCACGAAACACGTAACGAACAGCGCGTATTGCAACGCTCTGAACTGCACGCTATTGCTCGGTGACTCTTGTGGCATTGTGCCTAATGATTTTTTCAATGATTCCGATATCTGGAAAAAGTAATACACCCTTTAAATACATCATGCTGATACGCTTAGGTACATGACATACACACAAAATATGTTATTACTGTCAACTACTTAGTATGTACTAATATCAATGAACTATCATATATAATGTTGTAGCAACCCATTTTCTTGCTCTGATGCGATCCAGGCATTTGACACCACGTTCAACAGATTTACATTCACAcgatacaattttaataaaataatttaaattggaCTCAGCTGAACTGTCTTCATGGAAACCATTTTttcagttaataatattattctgaccattaaaaattaaagtaattaaactTACCACTCCAACTAAATAGGGACTGCCCGCATCCCCAAACATGTGTGATATCAGGATCTGGAACGCTTCAGCAGTAGACCGCCGCGGAGGCACCACGACATACTGGAAACATAATGTAACCGTCAGCTCCGGACATCTTTTAAAGAAATGAGACATACACGTACAACTATTAAACTAGTACTAACAAAGCATAAAACGACATATTTACAACGCCAAACTAATTACATATGTAGTATTTCCTTTGTTCATGCGTAAGATTTGAggcgttttatttataatatctgggagactgACCCCAAAAACTcccatatagaaaatttcatcgaaatcgttagagccgattccgagatccccgatatagaataagaattgctcgtttaaaggtataagattgaTATCAATCattctatattatttaataaatgctTTGAGGAAAACGTTATCTTTATGTGTAGCTAATAACAATTtgcataatatgtatattatttgatATCATGCGTCAGGAATTCTAATCATAAGCGTTGATATCAGCGCCATCTATGTAACATGGTCAACATTACTAATATGAAACATGCAAAACACAAGTAAGTTGCGTATGTAGTACCAGCCTTTGCCAATAGATGTCactatttttgaataaaatgaaatcGGTCCACTCAGCCCTGTTATcaattatagaaaaatattccAATGAATATAACtttctaaataattaatattgataCACTAGATTATCACAACCGGGCAACAGTGGGCCGCTACGGCTTAATAAGTGTTTGCAATGACTGATTCAATTTTACGCATGCAACCCAAAGCAAATATACTACAAGTATACATATAGAAACCGGATACAGTACACATATTTACTTCATGCACCCGTTTACCACGATCCCAACTACTACACTACAAACtgataaaaaacaaaatgtaataagCATCCAAATGTATTAGCCTTTATTTTACtaatagggggtattactgcaatggtCTGCCGCCAGGTGCAGCACTATCACTTATCGTAAATCACAGAGTACCttaggatggtattccacctgtccaagttcttggtccaatgtgtatttgcatcagatgcatctcacattttgcttaatgagagtgagacgcaatacactgGATAAAGAAATTGGACAGGAATACCGtccttatacatactgtgcctaaaacagttttttgacaagttttcacagataatttgttacgaataaatattacatcaaggcggtttgtttacagagggcCTGCCGCGAATCCCGAAAATCGGCATTTCGTTATCTGCcactctatcgctcgaatatgcaagagtgatagagaggcagataacgaaataaCGATTTTTGTGTTTCGCGGTAAGCCTTCTGTTGTGCTAGTGGCTCTCCCTTCGcaattttgcgtaatattccctattggaCAACTGCCACTTGACAATTTCAATTCCTGGGTTATCGACCCATCGAATAACAAACGTTAAAATTAGTGAATAACcctttagagtcagaccaagctaagttggcagcgaattTTATAGCCtagattgtttatttatttattaaggtttgccaacaggtgtaatacaaatacaattggacttaaattataaccacaaaaatcataCCGGAGTATTCACCCAATTATAGGCAAACACAACTTCCTAATGATTGTGCAAGTGTTACttttaacgtcaaacttctatgaaattataacgaattaattaattgcacggcctgggctatcaaaatcggtgCCAACTTAGCCTGGTCCTACTctaccatcgtattttcacggaaacgcacaAATGTGTCAATGGTACAAAagtactgagactgactgaagTAGGATGACATTACGAAGTTTCCGAGAAAATAGATGGCAAAGGATTGTTTTCAGTACATCGTGTACATCGGTCAGGCGGCAGATCAAATGTTAATGCATCTTTACATTACATTTCATATTTAAGTATAACTATAAAGAGTATTAAAACGGCATCGGTCTGGATTTCTTTTTATCTACCGGAGACCACATCACAGTGTATTGCTACTCGTCGGTCTTACCGTTCATCGAACTGACAGGTGGCAATTGTCGCACCAGTTAAATAAAGGCATCATACTCTCGGACGAGAAGCCAAGCTTACCAGCGACATATCGGCCACTATTGCCCAGTTGAGATTCAAGAAGACCTCGCCGATAAACATGGCGACGAACGGTCCGTAGAAATAGTGGTCGCACAGAACGAGGCCGAGGGTCATGGCCGGCGCGGAGAGCAGGAGGCCGAGGCCGCAGATGACGGCGTGCGCGCGCGGGAAGCGCTTCACCAGCGCCGCGCCCAGCCACGCGCCCAGCGGCACGCCCAGCAGCCCCGACGTCATCGTGATCCCGCCGAACATTAGCGACACCCTTCGTGCAATATGGCGAGGTCAACACATGCATCCGGTACGGGTAGTTACAGCCCCGTGTTGGAGATACGTTACTTTTGCGACTCGTTTcgtttcaaaattgtagggtcCGATCCGGACTGGACTGGACTTATGTGATTTACGACAGCAAATTATTTcttattgtgaaaaaaaatcgcTTTTTTATAATACAGCTTTTGACGTTAAGATTTAAAAAGTCGCAAAAATAATGTACTAAATATTTAACGCGGCTTTTGAACAACATTAGTTAGTATATTTGGTATTATCAACAAAcaacttgaaaattgtattgttCAAAAGCCCTGCAATATTACATGTTATAATTGAAttgtaatacatatttatgctTTAGTCACGATATCATGTGGTGAGAAAATATTTGATCTTATAAACAAAATAaggttataattaattataagcgGCATTCTCTGAAAACAGCGCATGGATGGCGATGGGGTCATGAACTAAGACGAGTCGTATTCATTGGAATATTTTTCTTGACATATTGGGCGGTGGACGATTTCTGCTTTAAATGCTTGCACCATACGAAACTTAGCGCCCGCATGCATATGCAAGTATAGTGGGTTTTCTGCTACAATTATTTCATTGTACGAAAATAGTTTTGCATATTCTTTAATATGGTAAAATTGGGAAATAGACTTTTAACCAcaatacactttgtttttacatagtaaaatataaatggCTCAAATAATACGGTTCCATAAACCATTCGACCGTTAATCGATACGTTAGAGTCATTAGACGCAGAAATTATTTGAAATCAACGATTTCACACAACATCTAGCTGTTTCTTGTGTGAAATCGTCCTCTTGGTAGTGACGAAAAGTAGTTTTACGAGTTACATGTAGAAAGTTTTTGTTACAATTCTTATTaccaaaaaagaaaaagatgCGTGTcatcagaaataaaatataaaagtagcAGAAGACCCTAGTTAAAGTCAGAAAACGCTCACCAATATAATATCGGCCACGATGGACCACGTCAGGTTGAGCGTGAGCATGCCCAGGAACATGAGCAGGTAGGCGGTGGCCTCGTGCGCGCTGACGCACAGCAGCGCCAGGTAGACGAGCGGCGCGGACGCGAGCAGCGCGAAGCCGCAGATGAGCGCGTCCGcgtccgccgccgccgcgcgcagGCGCTGCGCCAGCGCCGAGCCCAGCGGCACGCCCAGCGCGCCCGCGCCCATGCCCACCAGCCCGAACTTGTACGACACGCTGCCGTCACACATCATGCTATACTCGTTGTAGCGTGCCAGCTAGGGTTTCTGCTCGACAATTTTCGAGGCGGGAAATCTCGAGAAATTCGTCCTTTGCCGAGGcggaaaaaaaaactcaatgcctcgagaactcgagaaataaatctcttgttgtagtaaaaagaaaacacgcGTATAACACGTGATGTGTCTATAAATAGTGTATTACTTTACGttgttaaataaatgtacacaatgtttttttttttcatattcagGCACTacatttattagttaaccaaTCAAATATTAAACTGCCTTGATCCGTCCCCTATCGTTCTGGATTCAACAGATTTTCATATAATGTATCTTTTGAACTACTACCCTCAAATGTCTAAAGAATTCGTCTCGTTTAAGGTTCATTACTATGCTTCCTTTCCGTCTTTTATTAAAAACGcttaaaataatagtaactattacttataaaaGCAAAGTAATGTAAGTAATCTTATATGACTTATAACTGTTCCATATTTGCCTCGACTTATTTTTTAAacgtgtttttcaataaaaagacacgtcattAGATCACTTATCTTATTTCTTATGCCAAAAGACGAATTACATTACAGGGCCatgtaataacaaatattacaaaacgaatttactcttaataaatcaaataataccGATATATTCCTATTGGCAAAATAGAGTAAGTATATTACGTAGTAAATCTTCTGTAAGTTTGTCACTtcgagttaaattaattcaCTTGAATATTCTTGCCTAATAAAACACCATATTGTGATTTGTATACATTttcttaaatacctaaagaaatacactatagcATATTACATCGCCGGCGCGCACGCCTGcacctatagcttttttttttgttattgaatttttgatcattaagtgcaatttatggtaattacaaatttacaatTTGTATGATTATTGATCTCACCTACACGACTCCTACGTATCCAATTTgtattaaagcaaaaaaatgaaaataacatCATATATTTTGAGACTTTCAacattaaaacaagaaatattactttgctaatccgcgagaaaataacgtgttagtcaatcagtgctaacccgttatacttacttgcgtatttttacatgcaattaatgttcccaccctcccaccgcaaaaataaatacgcaaataaatataacaacccaccaccaaaagtacaaaactcgacacgtgtttcgcctctctacgaggcatcctcaggagatgctggagatgttgacggtctgacacctgacaactgtctgtgtgtgtgtgtgtgtctgtgtgtgttgTTGTGTGTCAGTTGttgcaagtaagtataacgggttagcactgattgactaacacgttattttctcgcggattagcaaagtaatatttcttgttttaattagcatggat includes the following:
- the LOC133524204 gene encoding ovarian-specific serine/threonine-protein kinase Lok-like, translated to MGEESQATQTQTQNSQIEWSQPTTPGCIPTIWGRLYSTKLSLKGKLCWKASSYPEYYDLIQPEFSLGRALSCTFVMKKDIIKEDIIKNISKQHFMIRRDMMEPLSPAIITDLSYNGTFLNGEKIGKGNSRVLDDNDEISVTHPAVKIFIFKDLLKEQDKVPTEISQKYYISRILGQGACGLVKLVYDKTKCTKHAMKIIKKSRMTNGQINNLNNPEKIRNEINIMTALRHPCIISTEAVYDSREAVYIILELMQGGELFDRITKHGRLTEKLTRFLFRQMVLAVKYLHSQGITHRDLKPENVLLESKDDETLVKISDFGLSKFVGEDSFMKTMCGTPLYLAPEVLKANGKGYGPEVDVWSLGVIFFVCLAGYLPFSAEYSDMSLRDQIVAGRFRFSPPHWEGISLRAKQLMKKMLTVPVERRITLDQILRHSWMQDVDVINRVDRLLIQSVQVRQFSQLSVSSMNSDEENNSNADNLTVIRLVAKGKRGLSDSFSSSCEPIPKKLRIALSSMDEDTSSANSLSNP